The DNA sequence tCATGGTAACTGCTAAAATTTTTTTTGAAGTAATTATATTTTGAGATAGTTTTTGTAAAGAGATTTCTGTATTAAAAGATTATATAAATAGCAGTTCTGCtcacttaaattatttttctcaatCATGCTAGTAGTCAAGATTGGTTTTCTAGACCCAAGCATATTAATGACAGCTAGCATTTCTGAACTGCCTGTTCATGGTAAGTGCAGAAATATTACCATTTCTATTCCTTATCATTTTAAAGTCATACAGgggaaataatttcagtttctGATCTGTCTCATTTAAGTGTAACCCTTCAGACAAAAAGTCTGCAAGATATAAACTGCATTATGTTTTGCAAGTGGatctttatattttctttctgacaaCTACACCACTCATGTGTTTCCTAAGCTCAAAAAGAAACTTCTTTATCATATAGCATGCCAAAGTTAAAAATGCAGTATCTTTTCAGTAAGACAAAAACTTCCTTTAGATGGCTCAGAAAACTCAAATTTAACTAAGAAACTTCAAGAAACATGCTCTACACTGTCCTGAAAAAGTTTAATTAATCAGTTAGGGTAAAACATAGTGCCAAAACTGtcattattaaattaaaaacaaaacaaaacaaaaaaactctaggggaaaacaaaacaaaataaaacaaacaaagaaacaaaaaaaaacccaacaaataaacaaaccaaaattaaaAGTCTCATGTTCTTTACATCACTCTGAAACTCAAATAACACTCCAGTGCAATAAAATGGAAGTGTCTTTTCTGGAGCAGACAATGTCTATGATGCCTACTCAAACCAAAGACAGAATAAATACTCTGATGTTTTAGTGGCTATGTACTGAAATACTGCATGTGGGTTTCCCTTTTTTGTCAGAGAGCAGAACTTTGAATTTCATCTTGGATCAGAAGCAGGCCATAGAATAAGAAGATAAAGCACATACGTACACTCATCAAATAACCTGGTTTAATACTACCAGAAAGCTTAAGCAATTTACTGTGTTTGCATTTCAAAACCTCACTGGGATGCAGAGACTGTTATCCCACCCTGGCATGCAACTTTGGCACATGGGAAGGCTAAATACCCATCTCCAGCACTCTCTGCCCATTTTTGTGCAGGAAAGGAATCAAATTAGATAATCCTTGAGCTTTCCTGCATCCATCTGCAAATTCCTACAGAGAAAAGAAGTTCAATCCCACTGAGTGAACGTAGATGGGTAAAGCTCTGGCAGGtgtaaaacaaaacccacagggGAAAGCTCCTGTATCATGGAACAGCACGTCCCAGACAGAAACAACAACACAAGACTGCCAGGCTGCAAAGAGGGTGGgccagaggaagaggaggaggcggAGGAGGAGAGGGTGGGCCGGGAggcggcccggccctgcccggcgcCTCAGGCCGGGCCCTCCGTGCTGCCCGGCCCGGGAGCTGCCCGGGCCGAGGCGGCCGCGGGGCTTTCCCGGCCGCAgcgcccagctctgcctgcacctcTGGCgaaagcagggaagggaggggagggagcagagcagaggctttCACATCCTCAAACCCCAGGGAAACATCTGCTGTTGCCGCAGGTTTAGTTAACTTATCCCAGCCCGTCCCCTCTCCAGGGCAGCTCCTCTGAAGCAGCCTCCGACTGTGCCCGGCCAGAGGCACGGGGAACcgtgctccctgcagctcttccttAAGAAAATAGAAACTAGGGAAGTCCTGGCTGCTAAAGAACTAAAGAGCTAAACTGGACATTGTCATGGGCATccgcagctctgctgctccatctTCATTGCACTACTACAAAAAGACAAAGTGTCTGGATTCCGAGGGTATTTGCATGCTCCTGTGGCATTCGAGTATTTAGAATCTGTGCTGCAGTAGAGAAGGGATTTTCTGAAAGATGAAggcaaggaaaaaaggagagaaacacAAGGAATTCTCTGGGGAGCAAATAAtctctgaaacaaaaatatCATTTTAGTGGAAGATTTGGTGTGTTGTTACTTTTCCAGAGAACGAAAGCAGTTCTTTATGTCAAGGAATCAAGAATGATCCACAGGAATCCTGAAGCAAAGTAACAGGCAGATGTAGCAGAGAGAACTAAGCCTGGGCACAAAACCAATTCATCCATGTGCTTCTTTAGGCATGGATCACTTCACAATGTTGACAGTAGAAATAATTCAGCCTTCCTTGGCAAATTCACTTACCAGGATAAACAGGATAGAATCCCTGTCAATAAAATCCAAGACAGCTTAAATTGCATTTCATTCTACAAGATGAATGCAACAAAACAAGAGCCATCCCTGTGATGTCTTCCGTCCTGTGCCTTACCTGGGTCCCATGTCTGTACCTCTCCTGTCATCACTTTCTACATCTTTTCCAGGAGGAGGTAAAAAGTAGGGAGGAAAAAGTCAATCTGCACCACTGAATGTAATTTCTAGTGTGAAACTGATAATAATTGATATGGAAATTACTGAGTCAGTAAATATAGACACCAGTATGGCATTTTAAAGGCTTTTTACTGGTAGAAGTCAAATTTTGGAAGTTTCTTTCCACTCAGGTAACTGTAGAGTTATGATAGAAAGTGGACAGGATGTATCAGACAGAGTTCTGTGTTTTCAGTGTGTTCGCTTAGCCTTACAGTGCCCACACTGCATATAAAACATTCTCAGCTGTCACTACAATTTGTTATGTGTGTCCCTTTAAAGACTACATTACAGTGGTAGGCATGAACTAAGTGTCACACCAGGAGAAATTTCATTAAGAGGTGTTGTCCATCATTAtcaagcaacagaaaaaaataagctgAGCACACAATGGCCCTGTTTTTTCTGTACCATACTGGATAAATCTCTTCTCAGGAAAGAATCCAGTAGCTGAACACTGCCATGCTCTTCTATACACTGTTTTTTCTGGAGAATGACCTCTGCTTTTACTGTGATTTATTGGCTGGGACTTCAGAATCTTGGAGAAAGAGGATCAAATTGCATCTTTTAAGTTTACTGCATACAGGGAAAATAGAAGAGAATTACTGTTTTCTGATGGACCTGAAAGACAGGAAAGTGCCTTTGGAAAGTCCTCAACTGCCTCGCCAGTTGAACCAGTTCACAAGATGATCACCAAGGGTATCCAAGTCCATTGAAGAAGATGTGTACATCTGGTATGAGGGATCTTGCGAGCAATCATGGTTTTGCCAGCTTTGAAGAGAGAACAGTAATTATTTCCTTAAATTCTATCTATTCACCCCTCCAGTAGGGGCAAATTATCCTTTATTTCCACACCAGTATGTTGTGCCTTTAACAGATCTCTGCTCAGGTTTTGTGaatccagcagcaggagctgaacagCAGCCCAGTGTTGGAAGAGCTAAGTGTCCCTGGCAGGCTACAGCCATAGGGAACCTCACCAGCGTCCCCATCACAGCCTGACCACAGAGACCTCCTGGAGGAAACCAGCCAGGACAGAAGGGGGAAGTCCAGGGTATGACTCAGAGATAAAGTAAACTACTTTTTTAATCACTGAAGGAACTGGTGGGGCttgacaaataaataa is a window from the Passer domesticus isolate bPasDom1 chromosome 1, bPasDom1.hap1, whole genome shotgun sequence genome containing:
- the SPMIP7 gene encoding LOW QUALITY PROTEIN: protein SPMIP7 (The sequence of the model RefSeq protein was modified relative to this genomic sequence to represent the inferred CDS: inserted 3 bases in 3 codons), which translates into the protein MEQHVPDRNNNTRLPGCKEGGPEEEEEAEEERVGREAARPCPAPQAGPSVLPGPGAARAEAAAGLSRPQRPALPAPLAKAGKGGEGAEQRLSHPQTPGKHLLLPQRTKAVLYVKESRMIHRNPEAKILEKEDQIASFKFTAYRENRRELLFSDGPERQESAFGKSSTASPVEPVHKXDHQGYPSPLKKMCTSGMRDLASNHGFASFEEXNSNYFLKFYLFTPPVGANYPLFPHQYVVPLTDLCSGFVNPAAGAEQQPSVGRAXVSLAGYSHREPHQRPHHSLTTETSWRKPARTEGGSPGYDSEIKYYRFQTTSFTSPQRSGVFCVGAVNFEGSAGIDLVLLNHVQTLKPHYKCTEHTPNIPGCTGKVHWSATHPSNSNLPSTAPSVIAGMHGYIAKHGS